A stretch of the Arachis stenosperma cultivar V10309 chromosome 6, arast.V10309.gnm1.PFL2, whole genome shotgun sequence genome encodes the following:
- the LOC130936390 gene encoding fatty-acid-binding protein 2 translates to MKNDWLYPMDSDSLYPDSLFFNVDPFIVHNFINSNTIFSFLENSRSFGNDAFCCVSKFAGAFLLLFTGASVSNLAQDIAGSNNGYGGIRMGNGGGAGVATTGSSVRVKNVPSVGNDDGFGFRFRSKRKRNFSSASLGKVSSLTMDLIWREAKRFQSFPVLSLAAALVPPLQNLSSNVLAGPWQDPDVPMHGGTEQVAKEVERQGCPRLLFHELNLAKAAVEPKTGIEFPMILENALAGAQSAGFNSEVLVGTGSKNMTIVRIKSLKLYAFGFYVHPYSLCEKLGSKYASISTDELNNRQDIYQDLLREDITMTVRLVINCRGMKINSVRDAFEKSLRARLVKTNPSTDFNCITAFGSHFTQDIPLPLGTVVEFRRTVDGRLITEIGGNQIGSVHSKELCRAFFDMYLGDFPVCEQTKDEIGRNIANIIRKC, encoded by the exons ATGAAGAACGATTGGTTATACCCAATGGATTCTGATTCTCTGTATCCGGATTCACTCTTCTTCAATGTGGATCCTtttattgttcacaatttcatTAACTCTAACACGATCTTTTCTTTTCTCGAGAATTCTAGAAGCTTCGGGAATGACGCGTTCTGCTGCGTTTCGAAGTTCGCCGGCGCGTTTTTGCTATTGTTCACTGGCGCTTCCGTCTCGAATTTGGCGCAGGACATTGCAGGTTCCAATAACGGTTATGGCGGAATTCGAATGGGGAATGGTGGTGGTGCTGGTGTTGCAACTACTGGTTCTTCTGTTAGGGTTAAGAATGTGCCTAGCGTTGGAAATGATGACGGGTTTGGGTTTCGGTTTCGGTCGAAAAGGAAGAGAAATTTTTCGTCTGCGAGTTTGGGAAAGGTTTCGAGTTTAACGATGGATTTGATTTGGAGAGAAGCTAAGAGGTTTCAATCGTTCCCTGTTCTTTCATTAGCTGCAGCATTGGTGCCACCACTTCAAAATTT ATCATCAAATGTACTAGCTGGCCCATGGCAGGATCCTGATGTGCCAATGCATGGAGGAACCGAACAAGTGGCTAAGGAGGTTGAGCGCCAAGGATGTCCCCGTTTGTTGTTTCATGAATTGAATCTAGCAAAAGCTGCAGTGGAGCCTAAAACTGGAATTGAGTTTCCTATGATTCTGGAAAATGCGTTGGCTGGAGCGCAGAGTGCTGGCTTCAACTCTGAG GTGCTGGTTGGTACAGGATCTAAAAACATGACAATAGTTAGAATCAAGTCACTGAAGCTCTATGCTTTTGGATTCT ATGTTCATCCATACTCCCTCTGTGAGAAACTGGGCTCAAAATATGCATCAATTTCCACTGATGAACTGAATAATCGTCAGGATATCTACCAGGATCTTCTGAG GGAAGATATCACTATGACAGTCAGGCTTGTTATAAATTGCAGGGGAATGAAAATTAACAGTGTGAGAGA TGCTTTCGAGAAGTCACTTCGGGCACGACTTGTTAAG ACAAATCCCTCAACAGACTTCAATTGCATAACTGCATTTGGTTCACACTTCACACAAGATATTCCTTTACCGTTG GGAACAGTAGTTGAATTCCGACGAACAGTTGATGGACGTTTGATAACTGAAA TTGGTGGCAATCAGATTGGAAGTGTCCACAGCAAAGAATTGTGCA GAGCTTTCTTTGACATGTACCTTGGAGATTTCCCTGTGTGTGAGCAAACAAAAGATGAGATTGGCAGGAACATTGCAAATATAATTAGGAAGTGTTGA
- the LOC130934871 gene encoding uncharacterized protein LOC130934871 codes for MEFTSSSLQITPIEDPSIPQEFYFGDCFSIIFNCTKKVIQIIERSNPTPEVHFSSTTTTATEAILVPSDILCSCTPLTNLSREDTILLHEIFSSLPVPPEVLDQILPDIGETARRILSGERCDSNRREMIVNLHVTSYIVVQDSDIYSDDLCQNFFERVQFVNPLEGSKTDEQDDDAECAICLEKFDYGNEDSSVEIVRTNCWHVFHDRCLLRWLRRCANCQSPYSCPLCRSIIFPTSEINDE; via the coding sequence ATGGAATTCACCTCTTCTTCTTTGCAAATCACTCCCATTGAAGATCCATCCATACCACAAGAGTTTTATTTCGGTGATTGCTTCTCCATCATCTTCAACTGCACCAAAAAAGTGATCCAAATTATTGAACGCTCAAACCCAACTCCTGAGGTTCACTTTTCTTCTACTACAACTACAGCCACTGAAGCAATCCTGGTTCCTTCAGACATCCTATGTAGTTGTACTCCACTCACAAACCTTAGCAGAGAAGACACAATCTTGTTACATGAAATCTTTTCTTCACTACCTGTGCCGCCTGAGGTATTGGACCAAATTTTACCTGACATAGGCGAAACTGCAAGAAGGATTTTAAGCGGTGAAAGGTGTGACTCCAACAGGCGGGAGATGATTGTGAACCTTCATGTTACCTCCTACATTGTTGTTCAAGATTCTGATATCTATAGTGATGATCTCTGTCAAAACTTTTTTGAACGAGTACAATTCGTGAATCCGTTGGAGGGATCGAAAACTGATGAACAAGATGATGATGCTGAATGCGCGATTTGTTTGGAGAAGTTTGACTATGGTAATGAAGATTCAAGCGTAGAAATTGTTCGTACAAATTGCTGGCATGTTTTTCATGATCGCTGTTTGCTCCGCTGGCTCCGACGCTGTGCCAACTGTCAGTCACCGTATTCTTGCCCATTGTGCCGCAGCATCATATTTCCAACTTCAGAGATAAATGATGAATAG
- the LOC130936124 gene encoding conserved oligomeric Golgi complex subunit 8-like, producing the protein MEHQSHSAEETTSSSPMAALLPLASDSQQPYVSELLSFTLDRLHKEPELLRVDAERIRRQMQEVAVTNYRSFISAADALIAIREEVTFIDKHLEAMINEIPKLTSGCTEFIESAEQILEKRKMNQTMLANHSTLLDLLEIPQLMDTCVRNGNYDEALDLEAFVGKLSTMHPKLPVIQALAAEVRLTTQSLLSQLLQKLRSNIQLPECLRIIGYLRRIGVFSEYGMRLLFLRCREAWLTGILEDLDQSNPYEYLKGMINCHRMHLFDVVNQYRAIFADDTSGSEENYDGGLLFSWSMHQITSHLQTLKVMLPKITEGGSLSNILDQCMYCAMGLGWVGLDFRGLLPSLFEEVVLNLFSKNMSTAVENFQLVLDSHRWVPLPAVGFPANTVGEESQEDVTPPSYLMEHPPLAVFINGVSAAMNELRPCAPISLKHVLAQELIKGLRAVSDSLLLYNTTRVLRANESGLFLSLCRAFIEVAYPHSATCFGRCYPGGATIIMDAKNLYDGISRLLETSSAARELPKPVNHGKAKGADENGDVPAAAENGETTTAKESEAINADEVVVDKVPVPETEQEHTNTEKPMNESVTS; encoded by the exons ATGGAGCATCAGTCTCATAGCGCAGAGGAAACGACGTCGTCTTCTCCGATGGCAGCGCTGCTCCCCTTGGCCTCCGACTCGCAGCAACCATACGTCTCCGAACTCCTCTCCTTCACCCTCGATCGCCTCCACAAG GAACCGGAGCTGCTTCGCGTTGATGCGGAGCGGATCCGGCGGCAAATGCAGGAGGTAGCCGTAACGAATTACCGGTCGTTCATTTCCGCCGCGGATGCATTGATAGCGATTCGCGAGGAAGTCACCTTTATTGACAAGCATCTTGAAGCCatg ATAAATGAAATCCCAAAGctgacatctggatgcactgaGTTCATAGAATCTGCAGAACAGATTCTGGAAAAGAGGAAGATGAACCAAACAATGCTAGCCAATCATAGCACTTTGTTAGACTTGCTAGAAATTCCCCAACTTATGGACAC TTGTGTACGAAATGGAAATTATGATGAGGCACTAGATTTGGAAGCATTTGTTGGTAAACTTTCAACCATGCATCCCAA GTTGCCAGTTATTCAAGCATTAGCTGCAGAAGTTAGGTTAACTACCCAATCACTACTTTCTCAGCTTCTTCAGAAACTTCGCTCAAATATTCAG TTACCCGAATGCCTCCGCATTATTGGATATTTACGGCGAATAGGAGTATTTAGTGAGTATGGAATGCGCTTGCTG TTCTTAAGATGCCGTGAAGCTTGGCTTACTGGTATACTTGAGGATCTGGACCAGAGCAATCCGTATGAGTACCTAAAAGGGATGATTAACTGTCACAGAATGCATCTTTTTGACGTTGTTAATCAATATCGAGCAATATTTGCTGATGATACTTCAGGAAGTGAGGAAAATTATGATGGTGGGCTTCTTTTTAGTTGGTCAATGCATCAAATTACGTCACATCTTCAAACTTTGAAAGTTATGCTTCCAAAAATAACTGAAGGTGGATCTCTCTCAAATATTTTGGATCAATGCATG TACTGTGCTATGGGACTTGGATGGGTTGGACTAGATTTTCGAGGCTTGCTCCCATCACTCTTTGAAGA GGTTGTTCTTAACTTATTCTCAAAGAATATGAGTACCGCAGTAGAGAACTTTCAG TTGGTCTTGGATTCGCATCGGTGGGTTCCACTCCCAGCTGTTGGCTTCCCTGCAAATACTGTTGGTGAAGAAAGTCAGGAGGATGTCACTCCACCATCTTATTTGATGGAGCATCCACCTCTTGCTGTTTTTATTAATG GTGTATCTGCAGCAATGAATGAGCTTCGTCCATGTGCCCCAATAAGTCTAAAACATGTCCTTGCCCAAGAATTGATTAAGGGATTACGAGCTGTTTCTGATTCATTGTTGCTGTACAATACAACTCGAGTGCTCAGAGCGAACGAATCAGGACTTTTCCTCTCACTCTGCCGGGCATTTATTGAG GTTGCTTATCCTCATTCTGCAACATGTTTTGGACGTTGTTACCCCGGTGGAGCAACAATTATTATGGATGCTAAGAACTTGTATGACGGAATCAGCCGCCTATTAGAGACATCCTCTGCTGCAAGAGAGCTCCCAAAACCAGTGAACCATGGCAAAGCAAAGGGTGCAGATGAGAATGGCGATGTTCCGGCAGCAGCAGAGAACGGAGAAACCACTACCGCCAAAGAATCCGAAGCCATCAATGCTGATGAGGTGGTGGTGGACAAAGTCCCTGTTCCAGAGACAGAACAAGAACACACCAATACTGAAAAGCCCATGAATGAGAGTGTGACATCTTAG